One stretch of Rosistilla oblonga DNA includes these proteins:
- a CDS encoding thiolase family protein produces the protein MNQSMQPIAILAGQRTPFAKAYGAMNDVSAAALGQAAVTAALAKANLIPDQVDELVFGNVAGPADSANIARVVSLKAGIPTDRIAHTVNRNCGSGMESILSGWQIVREARARIVVAGGTESMSGIPLLVPPSAAKLLMQLNRSKRIGAKLAILAKLRPKHFKPVAGVMLGLTDPVSGLNMGETAEVLAKEFAISRDDQDSFALQSHQKAVAAREQCFLSGEITPIEVAGRTVEKDDGPRANQSIEQLRKLKPIFDPAGTVTAGNSCPLTDGAAAVVLVDADDELAKSQPPLGRITAYAIAGCDPRRMGLGPVYATAKLLNQTGLTLADFDLFEINEAFAAQVLACLAAMQSTAFARQELGLSSPLGEIPIDRLNVHGGAIALGHPVGTTGTRMVITLLRSLRERGLQRGLATLCIGGGQGFAMVVET, from the coding sequence ATGAACCAGTCGATGCAACCGATTGCGATCCTGGCCGGCCAACGCACACCGTTTGCCAAAGCCTACGGAGCGATGAACGATGTCTCGGCAGCGGCGTTGGGGCAAGCTGCTGTCACCGCTGCGTTGGCCAAAGCCAATCTGATCCCCGATCAGGTCGACGAGCTTGTGTTTGGCAACGTCGCTGGCCCCGCCGATTCGGCCAACATCGCTCGCGTCGTCTCATTAAAGGCGGGCATCCCCACCGATCGGATCGCCCACACCGTCAATCGCAACTGCGGATCGGGAATGGAATCGATTCTGTCGGGCTGGCAGATCGTTCGCGAAGCGAGAGCTCGCATCGTAGTCGCCGGCGGGACCGAGTCGATGTCGGGAATTCCGCTGTTGGTTCCTCCATCGGCTGCAAAGTTGTTGATGCAACTGAACCGCAGCAAGCGGATTGGGGCGAAACTGGCGATCCTTGCCAAACTGCGGCCAAAACATTTCAAACCGGTAGCGGGAGTCATGTTGGGGCTGACCGATCCGGTCAGCGGTCTGAATATGGGAGAGACCGCCGAGGTGTTGGCGAAAGAGTTTGCGATCAGCCGCGACGACCAAGACAGCTTCGCTTTGCAAAGTCATCAAAAAGCGGTGGCGGCGCGCGAGCAATGCTTCCTCTCCGGGGAGATCACGCCGATCGAAGTCGCGGGACGAACCGTCGAGAAAGACGATGGACCGCGAGCGAATCAATCGATTGAACAACTGCGAAAGCTGAAACCGATCTTCGATCCCGCCGGAACGGTGACCGCAGGAAACAGTTGCCCCTTAACCGACGGGGCGGCGGCGGTGGTCTTGGTCGACGCCGACGATGAACTGGCAAAATCGCAGCCTCCGCTGGGACGGATCACCGCCTACGCGATCGCCGGTTGCGATCCGCGGCGGATGGGGCTCGGTCCGGTTTACGCAACGGCAAAACTGTTAAACCAAACGGGGCTGACGCTCGCCGATTTCGATCTGTTCGAGATCAACGAAGCCTTCGCCGCTCAAGTGCTGGCCTGCTTGGCAGCGATGCAGTCGACCGCGTTTGCGCGGCAGGAACTCGGACTCAGCAGCCCGCTGGGCGAAATCCCGATCGACCGCTTAAACGTCCACGGTGGTGCGATCGCGTTGGGACATCCGGTCGGCACGACTGGCACGCGGATGGTGATCACTCTGTTGCGGTCGCTTCGCGAGCGGGGATTGCAACGTGGATTGGCGACGCTTTGTATCGGCGGCGGCCAAGGATTTGCAATGGTTGTGGAAACTTAG
- a CDS encoding acyl-CoA dehydrogenase family protein — MSLGIHNKSYDELLEEIDRKENLSRLAQEVQSDNHAAPAAETAAVSDSPENDRPLTQPDAGSSFAETALRLGGKSDDEARRTGVLDTADDQVEALFAPQYQTSNSPIHQSVWKRDVRTDLYCLHASEVPTAARKIMDRCLDVVRSAIADRTIYDDQGKISEATLARLGEAGYWGMLVDPAYGGSGLRFQHFAKFVTKMATIEPTVAGLASVHGCIGAVDPLRTFGDPAQKKRFLPGLADGSRLSAFALTEPGAGSDLTALRTTAVLDGDAYVVNGEKLFITNAIPGRTIGLVCRIDDQPAVLIAELPQQEDEHFQMKRYGLYALRRAHNNGLVFRDFRVPAANLLRPATGDGLTIAYHGLNLGRVSLCANAAGTMRSMLASMLPWAAYRCTYGQSIDRRELVQRRIGHMAGLIVGCDALVHWCSGLIDMGYRGEMECIVAKIFGSEALKEAAIELYMKTHGGRSFLHGHTFGDNVHEFLAPCIYEGEGEMLGMAFFKSLVKQHGKDYFEPIGRALQAAGIKRPNPANPVHAWQLKGPLMRYARWYIGQRRAGRTLDTLDQMPPELRHHASFAQQYLADACFEISATMRTYQLKLADRQCAMAGLSQRLQDAVVILCTSLYGSQQTDPISHAAADVVCWHLRHRLLGTRPGPADFRRVTELGEAIADEGWSEISQIAEDPILMRY; from the coding sequence ATGAGCCTTGGTATTCACAATAAAAGCTACGACGAACTGCTAGAAGAAATCGATCGCAAGGAGAACCTGTCGCGACTGGCGCAGGAGGTTCAATCCGATAACCACGCGGCACCTGCGGCGGAAACGGCAGCGGTATCCGATTCGCCAGAAAACGATCGCCCGCTGACTCAGCCGGACGCGGGATCTTCGTTTGCGGAAACCGCGCTCCGTTTGGGCGGCAAGAGCGACGACGAAGCCCGACGCACGGGAGTCCTCGATACGGCGGACGATCAGGTCGAAGCGCTCTTTGCACCGCAATACCAGACGTCCAACAGCCCGATCCATCAAAGCGTTTGGAAGCGGGATGTTCGCACCGATCTGTACTGCCTGCACGCAAGCGAGGTTCCAACGGCAGCCAGAAAGATCATGGATCGCTGCCTGGATGTCGTCCGATCCGCGATCGCCGATCGGACCATTTACGACGACCAGGGAAAAATCTCCGAAGCGACACTGGCGAGGCTCGGTGAGGCAGGATATTGGGGAATGCTTGTCGATCCGGCGTATGGCGGCAGCGGGTTGCGCTTCCAACACTTCGCCAAGTTCGTTACCAAGATGGCGACGATCGAACCGACGGTCGCAGGTCTCGCGTCGGTTCATGGTTGCATCGGTGCTGTCGATCCGCTGCGGACGTTTGGCGATCCAGCACAGAAGAAGCGGTTCCTGCCTGGGCTGGCCGATGGATCGCGATTGTCCGCGTTTGCTTTGACCGAACCGGGAGCGGGCAGCGACCTGACGGCGCTGCGAACGACGGCGGTTCTGGATGGCGACGCTTACGTCGTCAACGGCGAGAAGTTGTTCATCACCAACGCGATCCCTGGACGCACGATTGGACTGGTCTGCCGAATCGATGACCAACCGGCGGTGCTGATCGCGGAACTACCGCAACAGGAGGATGAACACTTTCAAATGAAGCGGTACGGTCTGTATGCACTCCGCCGTGCCCACAACAACGGCTTGGTCTTCCGCGACTTCCGCGTCCCCGCCGCGAACCTGCTGCGTCCCGCGACGGGCGACGGACTAACAATCGCTTACCACGGGCTGAACCTAGGCCGCGTTTCGTTGTGCGCCAACGCGGCTGGAACGATGCGGTCGATGTTGGCTAGCATGCTGCCATGGGCTGCCTACCGCTGCACCTACGGGCAATCGATCGACCGCCGCGAACTGGTTCAGCGACGAATTGGACACATGGCCGGGTTGATCGTCGGCTGCGACGCGCTTGTGCATTGGTGCAGTGGATTGATCGACATGGGCTATCGCGGCGAGATGGAGTGTATCGTCGCCAAGATCTTCGGCAGCGAAGCGTTGAAAGAGGCGGCGATCGAGTTGTACATGAAGACTCATGGCGGGCGATCGTTTCTGCATGGGCACACTTTCGGCGACAACGTCCACGAATTCCTAGCTCCCTGCATCTACGAAGGCGAGGGAGAGATGCTGGGGATGGCGTTCTTTAAATCGTTGGTCAAACAGCACGGCAAAGATTACTTCGAACCGATCGGGCGGGCCTTGCAAGCCGCCGGGATCAAACGCCCCAACCCTGCCAATCCGGTACACGCTTGGCAGTTGAAGGGCCCGTTGATGCGATACGCTCGCTGGTACATCGGACAGCGCCGGGCTGGACGAACTCTCGATACGCTCGACCAGATGCCACCGGAATTGCGACACCATGCCAGTTTCGCTCAGCAGTATCTTGCCGACGCATGTTTCGAAATCTCGGCAACGATGCGGACCTATCAACTGAAACTTGCGGACCGTCAGTGCGCGATGGCCGGACTTTCCCAACGGCTGCAGGACGCCGTCGTGATTCTGTGCACAAGCCTCTACGGATCGCAGCAGACCGATCCGATCAGCCACGCTGCCGCCGATGTGGTTTGCTGGCATTTGCGTCATCGCTTGCTGGGCACGCGGCCCGGTCCTGCCGACTTCCGCCGCGTGACCGAATTGGGCGAAGCGATAGCTGACGAGGGATGGTCGGAGATTTCGCAGATCGCCGAGGATCCGATCTTGATGCGGTACTAA
- a CDS encoding 3-hydroxyacyl-CoA dehydrogenase NAD-binding domain-containing protein: MNTDYKNFHVYRDDRDVVTVWIQHATRSINVFDDDVISELWQIVSDLEDDKVAKLVIFRSAHESGFMAGADVAKIAQLTASEVAEALGTGQSLFTRIANLEIPTLAVIAGPCLGGGLEFALACRYRIAQDSVSTRLGLPEVQLGVIPGWGGTQRLPQRVGLIQSLPMILQGKKLTASKALQVGLVDRIADEPNWKNSVDQFVRDLLQRPLLLHQPIHKSLLARFLDHTSIGRRITLHTARNRTAREAAHYPAIPAAIRAIEAGLRRRADGFATERLEFSRLIETPTCRNLLELFFRRERARSLATWRSANSHPSPDHPTADHSTIHKVGIVGAGVMGAGIAQLAALKRYHVVLKEVSEELATSGMKRIEALLTGMSDSGRLPAADAQAAMGRVSATCEWGPLESADLVIEAVVERDDVKAKVFRELSKVVDPHGLLTSNTSSLSIAHMADASNRPQQVAGLHFFNPVHRMELVEVVRASETSDAVIDELVQFVRSLGKTPIVTTDTPGFLVNRILFPYIGEAIQMICDGVATETIDREARRFGMPMGPLELLDQVGLDVAYHVSGALDSVLRDNERVVKLFGEMVTRGWIGRKSGQGFYRYDGQRRAAPTPMQPIIDGVPTTMVPHLDMAHDGLNDAQRRLIYPLINESVKCLQQRVVAEAWMVDLAMVLGTGFAPFRGGPLSLGEQIGWKTVARNMKALEVMYGIRFEPATRLDELAATGGTLFVNTEDRSGFGTQRLTRH, from the coding sequence ATGAACACCGATTACAAAAACTTTCATGTGTACCGCGACGATCGCGATGTCGTCACCGTATGGATCCAGCACGCCACGCGATCGATCAACGTCTTCGACGACGACGTGATCTCCGAACTGTGGCAGATCGTCAGCGATCTCGAAGACGACAAAGTAGCCAAGCTGGTGATCTTTCGCAGCGCCCACGAGAGTGGCTTTATGGCGGGAGCGGACGTCGCAAAAATCGCCCAACTAACAGCCAGCGAGGTCGCCGAAGCGTTAGGGACCGGGCAAAGCTTGTTCACCCGAATCGCCAACTTGGAGATTCCTACCCTTGCCGTGATCGCGGGCCCATGCCTGGGCGGCGGCTTGGAATTTGCTCTCGCCTGTCGTTACCGAATTGCCCAGGACAGCGTCTCGACGCGACTGGGGTTGCCCGAGGTCCAGCTGGGCGTAATCCCCGGCTGGGGCGGAACGCAGCGGCTGCCGCAACGCGTCGGTTTGATCCAATCGCTGCCGATGATCCTGCAGGGCAAGAAACTGACGGCGAGCAAAGCGCTGCAGGTCGGGCTTGTCGACCGGATCGCCGACGAACCGAATTGGAAAAACTCTGTCGACCAGTTCGTCCGCGACCTGCTGCAGCGACCTCTACTCCTTCACCAACCAATTCACAAAAGCTTGCTCGCGCGGTTCCTGGATCACACCTCGATCGGCCGCCGGATCACACTGCACACCGCTCGCAATCGAACAGCGCGAGAAGCGGCTCACTATCCCGCGATCCCCGCAGCGATTCGCGCTATCGAAGCCGGGCTTCGACGCCGCGCCGACGGTTTCGCTACCGAGCGTCTGGAATTCAGCCGGCTGATCGAAACGCCCACCTGCCGCAATCTATTGGAACTGTTCTTCCGCCGCGAGCGAGCGCGGTCGCTCGCCACCTGGCGTTCCGCCAACAGTCATCCGTCGCCGGATCACCCGACCGCCGACCATTCGACGATTCACAAAGTAGGAATCGTCGGCGCGGGAGTGATGGGAGCCGGGATCGCCCAACTTGCGGCTTTAAAAAGGTATCACGTCGTGCTCAAAGAGGTCAGCGAAGAATTGGCAACGTCGGGGATGAAGCGGATCGAAGCACTGCTGACCGGCATGTCCGACAGTGGCCGCCTGCCCGCCGCCGACGCCCAAGCTGCGATGGGACGCGTGTCGGCGACCTGCGAATGGGGGCCGCTCGAGAGTGCCGATCTTGTGATCGAAGCTGTCGTCGAACGCGACGACGTCAAGGCGAAGGTATTTCGCGAGCTCAGCAAGGTCGTCGACCCGCACGGCTTGTTGACCTCCAATACCTCGTCGCTGTCGATCGCTCATATGGCCGACGCTTCGAATCGACCTCAACAGGTTGCCGGGCTGCACTTCTTCAATCCGGTTCATCGAATGGAATTGGTGGAAGTTGTTCGTGCGTCGGAGACCAGCGACGCGGTCATCGACGAACTGGTTCAGTTTGTCCGCTCGCTGGGCAAGACGCCGATCGTCACCACCGACACTCCCGGCTTTCTCGTCAATCGCATTCTGTTCCCCTACATCGGCGAAGCGATTCAGATGATTTGCGATGGCGTGGCGACCGAAACGATCGATCGCGAGGCGCGCAGATTTGGGATGCCGATGGGGCCGTTGGAGCTGTTGGACCAAGTTGGCCTCGACGTCGCCTACCATGTCTCCGGCGCGCTCGACTCGGTGCTCCGCGATAACGAACGCGTCGTCAAGCTGTTTGGCGAGATGGTGACGCGTGGTTGGATCGGCCGCAAAAGCGGACAAGGCTTCTATCGGTACGACGGCCAGCGACGCGCCGCTCCCACGCCGATGCAACCGATCATCGACGGCGTGCCAACGACGATGGTGCCTCACCTGGACATGGCACACGATGGCCTCAACGACGCGCAACGTCGGCTGATCTATCCGCTGATCAACGAATCGGTCAAGTGTTTGCAGCAACGTGTCGTTGCCGAGGCGTGGATGGTCGATCTGGCAATGGTCTTGGGAACCGGGTTTGCACCGTTTCGTGGCGGTCCGTTGAGCCTGGGCGAACAGATCGGATGGAAGACCGTCGCCCGAAACATGAAAGCCTTGGAGGTCATGTACGGAATTCGATTTGAACCTGCGACACGTTTGGACGAACTAGCCGCCACCGGCGGAACGTTGTTTGTCAACACGGAGGATCGTTCGGGATTTGGAACTCAGCGTCTGACACGGCACTGA